Part of the Methylomonas rapida genome is shown below.
GGTTCCACGTAACCTATGCCTTGAATCCAGCGTTGTTCCGCGTGAGCCGACAGCGCGATAAGCGCTTGAGCGAACAAGAATAGGTAAGCAAGTTGTCGCATACGAATGTTCCGCCTAGAGTACTGATTTACGGTTGAGTATAGAAAATATTATCGACGGCGGCGGTTTGCTGTTGTTCGGTCAAGATACCGTCGGCAATCGATAGGATACGGTCAAACAAGGGCAACATGCGCGTGTCGTGCGTCACGACCACCAGCACGGCTTGTTCCAGACGGGCTTGTTCCAGCAACAGTTCCACGACGGTCTTGCCGGTATGCCAATCCAGCGCCGCCGTGGGTTCGTCCGCCAATACGATAGAAGGGCGATGCAGTAAAGCGCGCGCAATCGCAACCCTCTGGCGCTGGCCGCCGCTGAGCTGTGCTGGGAATTTATAGCGCATGGCTTTTAATTCAAGACGTGCCAATAAATTATCCAGTCGCTGTTGGATATCGTCATCAGTCATGCCGGCATTGCGGCCGATGATGGCTAGATTGTCTTCAATGGTCAAAAACGGCAACAGTTGGGCGTGTTGAAAGATGAACCCCAGCTTTTGCCGTCTAACTTCGGTCAAACTGCTTTTGTCAGAAAAATTTACAGGCTGATTGTCGATGAGAAGTTGGCCTTCGCTAGGGGCGAGCAGACAGCCGAGAATCGATAGCAAAGTGGTTTTTCCGGAACCGGATGGGCCGATCAAAACCGAGGCCTGGCCTTGAAAAAACTC
Proteins encoded:
- a CDS encoding ABC transporter ATP-binding protein, translating into MNSIMTCQGICKSYGSGEMTELVLKRVDLEFFQGQASVLIGPSGSGKTTLLSILGCLLAPSEGQLLIDNQPVNFSDKSSLTEVRRQKLGFIFQHAQLLPFLTIEDNLAIIGRNAGMTDDDIQQRLDNLLARLELKAMRYKFPAQLSGGQRQRVAIARALLHRPSIVLADEPTAALDWHTGKTVVELLLEQARLEQAVLVVVTHDTRMLPLFDRILSIADGILTEQQQTAAVDNIFYTQP